Proteins from a single region of Streptomyces sp. HUAS 15-9:
- a CDS encoding SpoIIE family protein phosphatase — protein sequence MIVGEMAEREDLLAAAVVEAVERTGAYAGSVFLRSHDRRSLVLAATCGVPPSLLGGWHLIPVSSPIPVAAAYSSGRTVHLTDADATMRRFPQLAVALPYAFGSCSVPVGAGEETFGALAIVWAASPGSEGLSKAQRRLVRTIAKRLGAALADLRARTGDAVECTPQTIPVETPAPPAPAVRAGLFDWDLGTGTLTVDDELCAIFGLAPRAFDGRAETLASCLHPGDRAALRAAARTAAAGGRIKARPLRIRDRRVGGEGYRTVELWGRAPKADDARARTHLVGTVVDAQAGSAAVAAVERLRDGVFSLAPDGRVTYANHSALQLLGVRGGELLGRFLSDVLPWLSDPDVEYRHRSAMISQAPVSFLACRPPDRWLAFSLHPEADGVTGRVVPSGHPPSTSTPASSAETATAATPARLGVMYHVLQLGSALTEAVTAREVCEVISDQLLPAFGGQQLAIYVVRDGTMHLLYHTGHHEDFLDWLEGVPLHACLPGTETLTSGAPLFIESQQDLSRGYPGIPTGEVSSWAYLPLIASSHPVGTCVLGFDEIHRFTQKDRGVLTALAGLIAQALDRARLYDSEFALARGLQQALLPHRLPVVPGMRTVARYLPGTSGMDIGGDWYDVIPTARGVCLVIGDVEGHSIAAAATMAQMRSAVRAFAAVGHTPGDVMAGANRTLIDLDPGLLASCCYIHLEPHGHHAYAVTAGHPPPLLRRPDATTNALELDVGPLLGVDQASAYPATRIDLPPGSVLALYTDGLVEERGTDINVGIDGLRASLAHAPADSLDELADRLLHNARGSPHRADDIALLLAEYG from the coding sequence ATGATCGTCGGCGAGATGGCGGAGCGTGAGGATCTGCTCGCTGCTGCCGTCGTCGAAGCCGTCGAAAGAACCGGCGCGTATGCCGGGAGCGTCTTTCTCCGCTCCCACGACCGTCGGTCTCTCGTACTCGCCGCGACGTGCGGGGTGCCACCTTCTCTGCTCGGTGGCTGGCATCTCATTCCGGTGAGCAGTCCCATCCCGGTCGCCGCAGCCTACAGCTCCGGGCGCACGGTCCACCTGACCGACGCCGACGCGACGATGCGCCGGTTTCCTCAGCTCGCGGTAGCTCTGCCGTACGCCTTCGGCTCCTGCTCCGTGCCGGTAGGCGCAGGTGAGGAGACCTTCGGGGCGCTGGCGATCGTCTGGGCGGCGTCACCCGGCAGCGAAGGGCTGTCCAAGGCCCAGCGCCGCCTCGTGCGGACCATCGCCAAACGGCTCGGTGCCGCCCTCGCCGATCTCCGCGCCCGTACCGGCGATGCCGTCGAGTGCACCCCGCAGACGATTCCCGTCGAAACCCCAGCTCCCCCGGCACCGGCTGTGAGGGCCGGCCTGTTCGACTGGGACCTCGGCACCGGCACCCTCACCGTGGACGACGAGCTCTGCGCGATCTTCGGTCTCGCCCCCCGTGCTTTCGACGGACGAGCCGAAACGCTGGCTTCCTGCTTGCACCCCGGCGACCGCGCCGCCCTTCGAGCGGCCGCCCGCACGGCAGCCGCCGGGGGCCGGATCAAAGCGCGGCCCCTGCGCATACGGGATCGCAGGGTCGGCGGCGAGGGGTACCGCACGGTCGAGTTGTGGGGCCGCGCACCAAAGGCCGACGACGCACGGGCCCGCACCCACCTGGTCGGCACCGTCGTCGACGCGCAGGCCGGCAGCGCGGCCGTCGCCGCGGTCGAACGGCTGCGGGACGGGGTGTTCTCCCTCGCCCCCGACGGGCGGGTCACCTACGCCAACCACAGCGCCCTGCAGCTGCTGGGCGTGCGCGGCGGTGAGTTGTTGGGTCGGTTCCTCTCGGACGTGCTGCCGTGGCTGTCCGATCCCGACGTCGAGTACCGGCACCGGTCCGCGATGATCTCGCAGGCGCCGGTCTCCTTCCTGGCCTGCCGACCGCCCGACCGGTGGCTCGCCTTCTCCCTCCATCCGGAAGCGGACGGAGTAACCGGCCGGGTGGTGCCCTCCGGTCATCCGCCCTCGACCTCAACGCCAGCTTCCTCGGCCGAGACAGCAACCGCTGCCACACCGGCGCGCCTGGGCGTCATGTACCACGTCCTGCAGCTGGGCAGCGCGCTGACTGAGGCGGTCACCGCTCGCGAAGTCTGCGAAGTCATCTCCGACCAGCTCCTACCAGCCTTCGGAGGCCAGCAGCTGGCGATCTACGTGGTCCGCGACGGAACGATGCATCTGCTCTATCACACCGGCCACCACGAGGACTTCCTCGACTGGCTGGAGGGTGTACCGCTGCATGCATGCCTGCCTGGTACGGAGACTCTGACCTCCGGCGCTCCGCTCTTCATCGAGTCGCAGCAGGACCTCTCCCGGGGCTACCCGGGCATCCCCACGGGCGAAGTGAGCTCTTGGGCGTATCTGCCGCTGATAGCCTCCAGCCACCCTGTCGGCACCTGCGTCCTCGGCTTCGACGAGATCCACCGATTCACGCAGAAGGACCGTGGCGTCCTCACCGCACTGGCCGGACTGATCGCCCAGGCCCTGGACCGAGCACGGCTCTACGATTCGGAGTTCGCCCTTGCGCGCGGCCTGCAGCAGGCGCTCCTGCCGCACCGGCTGCCAGTAGTCCCGGGTATGCGCACCGTCGCGCGCTATCTGCCCGGCACCAGCGGAATGGACATCGGTGGCGACTGGTACGACGTAATCCCCACCGCTAGAGGGGTCTGTCTTGTCATCGGAGACGTGGAGGGGCACAGCATCGCCGCCGCGGCCACCATGGCCCAGATGCGCAGCGCCGTACGGGCCTTCGCCGCAGTAGGCCACACGCCTGGCGATGTGATGGCGGGCGCCAACCGGACCCTCATCGACCTCGACCCCGGCCTGCTGGCCAGCTGCTGCTACATCCACCTCGAACCGCACGGCCACCACGCCTACGCCGTCACCGCCGGCCACCCCCCACCCCTGCTTCGCCGACCCGACGCGACGACCAACGCCCTTGAACTGGACGTCGGCCCACTCCTCGGTGTGGATCAGGCAAGCGCGTATCCAGCAACCCGGATCGATCTCCCGCCAGGCTCCGTCCTCGCCCTCTACACCGACGGACTGGTCGAGGAACGCGGCACTGACATCAACGTGGGGATCGACGGCCTACGAGCATCTCTGGCCCACGCGCCTGCAGACTCACTGGACGAACTCGCCGACCGCCTTCTGCACAACGCCCGGGGCTCCCCGCACCGAGCCGACGACATCGCCCTACTGCTCGCCGAGTACGGTTGA
- a CDS encoding PhzF family phenazine biosynthesis protein, whose product MRIRIVDAFTDRPFAGNPAGVLLLDTDTFPEDRWLQQLAAEVGLPETAFAHRLAEHPDADWALRWFTPTTEVNMCGHATLATAHVLHSTGAAAGTIRFTTRSGTLRAVGADDGTITLDFPTAPLRAITPPAEISAAIGADVLSVHETGPDAGEPLVEVADEQTVRRLAPDLASVAALPWRGGLIVTARAENPAAEYDFVSRCFFPGIGIDEDPVTGGAHTALAPFWSARLGTTTLTGLQASARSGLVRTELRGERTLLRGSAVTVIDGELLTTP is encoded by the coding sequence ATGCGCATCAGAATCGTCGACGCCTTCACCGATCGTCCCTTCGCCGGCAACCCCGCGGGCGTCCTGCTACTGGACACGGACACCTTCCCCGAAGACCGGTGGCTGCAGCAGCTCGCCGCCGAGGTGGGCCTTCCAGAGACAGCATTCGCGCACCGTCTTGCCGAACATCCCGATGCCGACTGGGCGTTGCGCTGGTTCACTCCCACCACCGAGGTGAACATGTGCGGCCATGCCACCCTGGCCACCGCACACGTACTCCACTCCACCGGCGCGGCCGCCGGCACAATCCGCTTCACTACGCGCAGCGGCACCCTCCGCGCGGTCGGCGCCGACGACGGCACCATCACGCTGGACTTCCCCACCGCCCCGCTCCGTGCCATCACACCACCCGCCGAGATCTCCGCCGCGATCGGCGCGGATGTGCTGTCCGTCCACGAGACCGGACCGGACGCCGGTGAGCCGCTGGTCGAGGTGGCCGACGAGCAGACGGTCCGTCGGCTTGCCCCCGACCTTGCCTCCGTGGCGGCACTGCCCTGGCGCGGTGGCCTGATCGTCACCGCCCGCGCCGAAAACCCTGCCGCCGAATACGACTTCGTCTCGCGCTGCTTCTTCCCCGGCATCGGCATCGACGAGGACCCCGTGACCGGCGGCGCCCACACCGCACTGGCTCCCTTCTGGTCCGCCCGGCTCGGCACCACCACCCTTACCGGCCTCCAGGCATCTGCCCGCAGCGGCCTGGTACGCACCGAACTGCGCGGCGAACGGACCCTGTTGCGCGGCAGTGCGGTCACCGTCATCGACGGCGAACTACTCACCACGCCATAG
- a CDS encoding 3-oxoacyl-[acyl-carrier-protein] synthase III C-terminal domain-containing protein, whose product MPAYITAMGRFLPGEPVPNEEIEEYIGSVGRASSGLREQTLANCGIKSRHYAIDKQQKTLFSNTGMAVAAIRQAVDRSDITLDDIDLIAAATTVPDLIAPGIASGIHGELGSPPCEIVTTHGICSCGMMALKNAYLQVAAGEKKNAVASASELVSRFMRSDRFAGVRPVSDDGAIAMEMAFLRYMLSDGAGAAVVQDRPAADGVSLRIDWISLTSYANTEKTCMYMGSADNSAEQTWWDYPSAAEAGADGALALRQNLGLLPHLVRLGVEEYQRLLGEGRFDPDELAWFPVHYSSERMKSMVVKEIEQKKVRGPSLEKWYSNLPRVGNMGSASIYVILEEMLSERLVSPGDKLLVMVPESGRFAVSFAHLTAVSAQEG is encoded by the coding sequence ATGCCTGCCTATATCACCGCCATGGGACGTTTCCTGCCCGGCGAACCGGTGCCCAACGAGGAGATCGAGGAGTACATCGGCAGCGTGGGCCGCGCGAGTTCGGGGTTGCGTGAGCAGACCCTCGCCAACTGCGGGATCAAGTCACGGCACTACGCCATCGACAAGCAGCAAAAGACCCTGTTCTCCAACACCGGCATGGCGGTCGCGGCGATCCGCCAGGCGGTGGACCGTTCGGACATCACCCTCGATGACATCGACCTCATCGCGGCGGCCACCACCGTCCCGGATCTGATCGCGCCCGGCATCGCCAGCGGCATCCACGGTGAACTGGGCAGCCCGCCCTGTGAGATCGTCACCACCCACGGTATCTGCAGCTGCGGGATGATGGCGCTCAAGAACGCCTACCTCCAGGTGGCGGCCGGGGAGAAGAAGAACGCGGTCGCCTCCGCGTCCGAACTGGTCTCGCGTTTCATGAGGAGCGACCGGTTCGCCGGCGTGCGGCCGGTCTCGGACGACGGTGCCATCGCCATGGAGATGGCGTTCCTGCGCTACATGCTCTCGGACGGCGCCGGTGCCGCGGTGGTGCAGGACCGCCCGGCGGCCGACGGGGTGAGCCTGCGGATCGACTGGATCTCGCTCACCTCCTACGCCAACACCGAGAAGACCTGCATGTACATGGGCTCGGCCGACAACTCGGCGGAGCAGACCTGGTGGGACTACCCCTCCGCGGCCGAGGCCGGTGCCGATGGCGCGCTGGCGCTGCGCCAGAACCTGGGCCTGCTGCCGCATCTTGTGCGGCTCGGGGTCGAGGAGTACCAGCGGCTGCTCGGTGAGGGCCGTTTCGACCCGGACGAGCTGGCCTGGTTCCCCGTGCATTATTCCAGTGAGCGCATGAAGTCCATGGTGGTCAAGGAGATCGAGCAGAAGAAGGTCAGGGGCCCCTCCCTGGAGAAGTGGTACAGCAATCTGCCCCGGGTCGGGAACATGGGCTCCGCCAGCATCTACGTGATCCTGGAGGAGATGCTCAGTGAGCGCCTGGTGTCGCCCGGTGACAAGCTTTTGGTGATGGTCCCCGAGTCCGGCCGGTTCGCGGTGTCCTTCGCGCATCTGACGGCCGTCTCCGCCCAGGAGGGCTGA
- a CDS encoding IS3 family transposase (programmed frameshift): MGRQSPYREEFRKDAVALYRASGGKRTYAAVAADLGITGETLRTWVRKDIVRSAPEPSDSSVQSPAEELARLRAENQRLLKAEKGVAAGAGDLVPGSRLFRSGGEVSPRRWDFISDHRAGFGVKRICQVLGVSRSGYYRHQATTQARAARQAEQAAAVAEIREVHAELRSRGRKINRKRVTRLMRIHQIVGRHLRRTKRTTIADKTAPPAPDLLMRDFTAKTLNTRWCGDITYIAVGSTWLYLATVIDICSRRVIGWSIADHMRTQLVTDAIEMAVCTRGGQVDGVVFHTDRGAQYTAAAYAEVCVRHGIRRSMGRVGSSYDNALAESFFQGLKRELLRGRRLTSKAQTRLELFRWLAYYNRRRRHSALGYLTSVEFEQQLISSRTLSLVA; the protein is encoded by the exons GTGGGACGCCAGTCTCCGTACCGGGAGGAGTTCCGGAAGGATGCCGTCGCGCTGTACCGCGCGTCCGGCGGCAAGCGCACGTACGCGGCGGTGGCCGCGGATCTCGGGATCACCGGGGAGACGCTGCGCACGTGGGTCCGCAAAGACATCGTTCGGTCCGCGCCCGAGCCGTCAGACAGCAGCGTGCAGAGTCCGGCCGAGGAGCTCGCCCGGCTGCGAGCCGAGAACCAGCGGCTGCTGAAGGCGGAGAAAG GAGTGGCAGCTGGAGCGGGAGATCTTGTGCCGGGCAGCCGCCTATTTCGCTCGGGAGGTGAAGTGAGCCCCCGCCGCTGGGACTTCATCTCCGACCACCGTGCCGGCTTCGGCGTGAAGCGGATATGCCAGGTCCTCGGCGTCTCCCGCTCCGGCTACTACCGGCATCAGGCCACCACGCAGGCCCGCGCTGCGCGCCAGGCCGAGCAGGCCGCCGCGGTCGCCGAGATCCGCGAGGTCCATGCCGAACTCCGCTCGCGGGGTCGGAAGATCAATCGCAAGCGCGTCACGCGCCTGATGCGCATCCACCAAATCGTCGGCCGTCACCTGCGCCGCACCAAGCGCACCACGATCGCGGACAAGACGGCCCCTCCCGCACCGGACCTGCTCATGCGCGACTTCACCGCGAAGACCTTGAACACCCGGTGGTGCGGCGACATCACCTATATCGCCGTCGGCTCGACGTGGCTGTATCTGGCCACGGTCATCGACATCTGCTCGCGCCGCGTGATCGGCTGGTCCATCGCCGACCACATGCGCACCCAGCTCGTCACCGACGCGATCGAAATGGCGGTCTGCACCCGCGGCGGCCAGGTCGACGGCGTTGTGTTTCACACGGACAGGGGCGCGCAATATACGGCGGCGGCCTACGCCGAGGTCTGCGTCCGGCACGGCATCCGCCGCAGCATGGGCCGCGTCGGCTCAAGTTACGACAATGCCCTGGCCGAGTCGTTCTTCCAGGGCCTGAAACGGGAGTTGCTCCGCGGGCGACGCCTCACCTCGAAGGCGCAGACACGGCTGGAGCTGTTCCGCTGGCTGGCTTACTACAACCGGCGCCGCCGCCACTCCGCCCTCGGCTACCTCACGTCAGTCGAGTTCGAGCAACAGCTGATCTCATCACGTACGCTGTCACTCGTCGCATGA
- a CDS encoding acyl carrier protein has translation MSLRTDLYADITGFLLAKCDADPDELSVESDLYDDIGIDSLDLMAMAQTLQGAYGISMDDERIGSLRTVGDVVEFAVSKIGTEAAA, from the coding sequence ATGTCTCTGAGGACCGATCTCTACGCAGATATCACGGGGTTCCTCCTGGCCAAGTGCGATGCGGACCCGGATGAACTCTCGGTGGAATCCGATCTGTACGACGACATCGGCATCGACTCTCTCGACCTCATGGCCATGGCGCAGACCCTTCAGGGTGCGTACGGCATCTCGATGGACGACGAGCGCATCGGTTCGCTCCGCACCGTCGGTGACGTCGTGGAGTTCGCCGTCTCCAAGATCGGAACCGAAGCAGCCGCCTAG
- a CDS encoding carboxymuconolactone decarboxylase family protein: MPQLTEDPLGLLDQTRRQLGRLPNLYAALANGPAALAGYLALRDHLDRGDLSARIREQLGLLAAQDNGCTYCVSAHTLRGRKLGLTEEELLRTREAADDTDPHADAVLRLAREVMRTGGRVEDTALADARQAGVTDAELAEIVAHVALNTLSNYFNHLAQPDLDFPEVTA, from the coding sequence ATGCCCCAGCTCACCGAAGACCCCTTGGGGCTTCTCGACCAGACCCGCCGCCAGCTCGGACGGCTGCCCAACCTGTATGCGGCGCTGGCCAACGGTCCGGCGGCCCTCGCCGGGTACCTGGCGCTGCGCGATCACCTCGATCGCGGCGACCTGTCCGCCCGGATCCGCGAGCAGCTCGGGCTCCTGGCCGCGCAGGACAACGGCTGCACGTACTGCGTCAGTGCCCATACCCTGCGGGGCCGCAAGCTCGGTCTGACCGAGGAGGAACTACTCCGCACCCGCGAGGCCGCCGACGACACCGACCCGCACGCCGACGCAGTGCTCCGGCTCGCCCGCGAGGTCATGCGTACCGGGGGCCGCGTCGAGGACACGGCGTTGGCTGATGCCCGCCAGGCCGGTGTGACCGACGCGGAGCTGGCCGAGATCGTCGCCCACGTCGCCCTGAACACGCTGTCCAACTACTTCAACCACCTTGCTCAGCCGGACCTGGACTTCCCGGAGGTGACCGCGTGA
- a CDS encoding VOC family protein yields the protein MLTFTDVILDCPAPWKLAEFYAELLGWEINTDISQKDWVNLRNDGVELSFQRVENYQ from the coding sequence ATGTTAACGTTCACCGATGTCATTCTCGACTGCCCCGCCCCCTGGAAGTTGGCCGAGTTCTATGCCGAGCTGCTGGGCTGGGAGATCAACACCGACATCAGCCAGAAGGACTGGGTCAACCTGCGCAACGACGGCGTCGAGCTGTCGTTTCAGCGGGTGGAGAACTACCAGTGA
- a CDS encoding TetR/AcrR family transcriptional regulator, whose amino-acid sequence MATHARERLLDAAEELFYAEGIRAVGVERILAESGVGRASFYRHFAGKDDLVVAVLQRRDQAWRAWLAERVDARSGKPLDVFDALAERFARADFRGCAFINTMAETADTDSSAYRVAAAHKERVTAYVADLLAKSGHEDAEALARRLVLLMDGAIVTALRERTTAPAVDARAVAAAILCDPT is encoded by the coding sequence ATGGCCACCCACGCACGCGAACGCCTCCTCGACGCCGCCGAGGAACTCTTCTACGCCGAGGGCATCCGCGCCGTCGGCGTCGAACGCATCCTGGCCGAGTCCGGAGTCGGCCGGGCCTCCTTCTACCGGCACTTCGCTGGCAAGGACGACTTGGTCGTGGCCGTCCTGCAGCGACGCGACCAGGCCTGGCGCGCCTGGCTTGCCGAGCGGGTGGACGCTCGGAGCGGAAAGCCCTTGGACGTGTTCGATGCACTGGCCGAGCGCTTCGCCCGCGCCGACTTCCGCGGCTGCGCCTTCATCAACACCATGGCTGAGACCGCCGACACCGACAGCTCCGCATACCGGGTGGCCGCCGCGCACAAGGAGCGCGTCACCGCCTACGTTGCGGACCTGCTCGCCAAGAGTGGTCACGAGGATGCCGAGGCACTCGCACGACGGCTCGTCCTGCTGATGGACGGTGCGATCGTCACCGCACTGCGGGAACGCACAACGGCTCCAGCCGTGGACGCACGCGCGGTCGCGGCAGCCATCCTGTGCGACCCCACATGA